A single region of the Bacteroides luhongzhouii genome encodes:
- a CDS encoding HU family DNA-binding protein — protein MAIRFKRIQRLCDPTNKEAGKKVYPVISYQYDTSATLDEFAKEISSTSGVSEGETISVLKDFRTLLRKTLLSGRSVNIKGLGYFFLSAQSKGTEKAEDFTVSDISGLRVCFRANSDIRLFTGTSTRSDGLKFKDLDHINDSSIIDGGSGEGGEAPDPDGGAGGNGEAPDPAA, from the coding sequence ATGGCAATTAGATTTAAAAGAATTCAACGTCTGTGTGACCCGACAAACAAAGAGGCAGGAAAGAAAGTGTATCCGGTGATTTCTTATCAATATGATACGAGTGCTACACTGGATGAGTTTGCAAAAGAAATCTCTTCTACTTCCGGTGTAAGTGAGGGTGAAACAATTAGTGTATTGAAAGATTTTCGTACACTTCTACGTAAGACATTACTTTCGGGCCGTTCAGTGAACATTAAGGGATTGGGTTACTTTTTCCTTTCAGCTCAAAGCAAAGGAACGGAAAAGGCAGAAGACTTTACTGTATCCGACATCAGTGGTCTGCGGGTTTGTTTTCGTGCGAATTCGGATATTCGTCTCTTTACAGGAACTTCGACACGTTCGGATGGATTGAAGTTTAAGGATTTGGATCATATCAATGATTCGAGTATCATTGATGGTGGCTCAGGTGAAGGAGGTGAAGCACCGGATCCTGACGGAGGTGCGGGAGGCAATGGTGAAGCACCCGATCCGGCAGCTTGA
- a CDS encoding protein-disulfide reductase DsbD family protein → MRVILFLLLGWYTIGNIQAQIKEPVKFKNELKMTSETEAEIVFTASIEKGWHVYSTGLGDDGPISATFNINASSHVETMGKLQPVGKEISIYDKMFEMNVRYFEDTVQFIQKVKFTGNDYFMDGFLEFGACNDESCLPPTQIPFKYGKKAEADLIVAKGKEEASVNVVEKQSESDLWKPVINELQVLGEEHSQEDKSWLYVFVTGFLGGLLALFTPCVWPIIPMTVSFFLKRNKDKKKGIRDAWTYGASIVVIYVTLGLAITLIFGASALNALSTNAVFNILFFLMLVVFAASFFGAFELTLPSKWSNAVDSKAEATSGLLSIFLMAFTLSLVSFSCTGPIIGFLLVQVSTTGSVIAPAIGMLGFAIALALPFTLFALFPSWLKSMPKSGGWMNVIKVTLGFLELAFALKFLSVADLAYGWGILDRETFLALWIVIFGLMGMYLLGKIKFPHDGDENKVGVTRFFLALVSLAFAVYMIPGLWGAPLKAVSAFAPPVTTQDFNLYSNEVHPKFKDYDIGMEYARQQGMPVIVDFTGYGCVNCRKMEAAVWTDSKVGGIINDKYVLISLYVDDKTPLNEPLKVTENETERTLRTVGDKWSYLQRVKFGANAQPFYVLLDNEGYPLNKSYAYNEDITSYIEFLQKGLEHYVK, encoded by the coding sequence ATGAGAGTTATTTTATTTTTATTATTGGGTTGGTACACAATCGGGAATATACAAGCACAAATCAAAGAGCCTGTAAAGTTCAAAAATGAGTTGAAAATGACATCTGAAACGGAAGCGGAAATCGTGTTTACTGCTTCGATAGAGAAAGGATGGCATGTGTATTCGACCGGGCTAGGGGATGATGGGCCTATTTCCGCTACTTTCAACATCAATGCGAGTAGTCATGTAGAAACAATGGGTAAATTGCAACCTGTTGGAAAAGAAATCAGCATCTATGATAAGATGTTCGAGATGAATGTGCGCTATTTTGAAGATACGGTACAGTTTATCCAAAAAGTGAAATTTACAGGAAATGATTACTTTATGGATGGGTTTCTGGAGTTTGGAGCTTGTAACGATGAGAGCTGTTTACCTCCGACTCAAATTCCTTTTAAATATGGAAAAAAAGCAGAAGCAGATTTAATAGTTGCAAAAGGGAAAGAAGAGGCTTCGGTTAATGTGGTAGAGAAGCAATCGGAAAGTGATCTTTGGAAACCGGTAATCAATGAATTGCAGGTGTTAGGTGAGGAACATTCTCAAGAGGATAAATCTTGGTTGTATGTCTTTGTCACTGGATTTCTTGGCGGATTATTGGCTTTGTTCACTCCCTGCGTATGGCCGATTATTCCTATGACTGTGAGTTTTTTCCTGAAAAGAAACAAGGATAAGAAGAAAGGGATTCGGGATGCATGGACTTATGGTGCTTCAATTGTGGTGATTTATGTAACACTGGGATTAGCAATTACTTTAATATTCGGTGCCAGTGCATTGAACGCTTTATCAACAAACGCCGTATTCAATATTCTTTTCTTCCTGATGTTGGTTGTTTTTGCAGCTTCTTTCTTTGGGGCATTTGAACTTACTTTACCTTCTAAATGGAGCAACGCAGTGGACAGCAAAGCGGAAGCGACGAGTGGCCTATTAAGTATTTTTTTGATGGCGTTTACGTTATCTCTAGTGTCTTTCTCTTGTACAGGGCCGATTATCGGCTTTCTGCTTGTACAGGTTTCTACGACAGGTAGCGTGATTGCTCCTGCTATTGGAATGTTAGGCTTTGCCATCGCTTTGGCTTTACCATTCACACTGTTTGCTCTTTTTCCTTCGTGGCTGAAATCAATGCCTAAGTCAGGAGGGTGGATGAATGTAATTAAAGTGACATTGGGCTTTCTGGAACTGGCTTTTGCTTTGAAATTTTTGTCGGTTGCGGACTTGGCTTACGGCTGGGGAATTCTGGACCGGGAAACTTTTCTTGCATTATGGATTGTGATTTTCGGACTAATGGGAATGTATCTGCTGGGGAAAATTAAGTTTCCGCATGACGGCGATGAAAACAAAGTGGGTGTTACTCGTTTCTTTCTTGCGCTTGTCTCTTTGGCATTTGCCGTATATATGATTCCCGGACTTTGGGGTGCACCTTTGAAAGCTGTCAGTGCATTTGCTCCACCTGTGACGACGCAGGATTTTAATTTATATTCGAACGAGGTCCATCCCAAATTCAAGGATTATGATATCGGCATGGAATATGCACGGCAACAAGGAATGCCTGTGATAGTCGATTTTACCGGATATGGTTGTGTGAATTGTCGTAAGATGGAGGCGGCTGTGTGGACAGATAGTAAAGTGGGCGGTATCATCAATGATAAATATGTGCTTATCTCTTTGTATGTAGATGATAAGACTCCATTGAATGAGCCGCTCAAAGTAACGGAAAATGAAACAGAACGTACCTTACGCACGGTAGGGGATAAATGGAGCTATCTGCAACGTGTGAAGTTTGGAGCAAATGCACAGCCTTTTTATGTATTGCTGGATAATGAAGGTTATCCGTTGAATAAGTCGTATGCATATAATGAAGATATTACTTCTTATATTGAGTTTTTACAGAAAGGATTGGAACATTACGTAAAATGA